One stretch of Pyrenophora tritici-repentis strain M4 chromosome 4, whole genome shotgun sequence DNA includes these proteins:
- a CDS encoding Transcrip-reg domain containing protein has product MSASLRRTILSAISSDSVLNCTCRNVSRANKWRIQERVRCLSTSPQLQSGHSKWATIKHDKAKNDAGKSKQRSLMTRDITNAVKLAGPNPDLNPRLALAIATAKKSAVPKASIEAAIARGQGLSASGAALESLVLEAILPPSIATIIECQTDNKLRALADMRLLVKEAGGSVSTVAFMFEKKGRIIIRKKDGMGVDELLEPALEAGALDVDEDADGRVVLYTEPAMTNKTADKLAKELDLEIEESEVIYDPNEDTKVPLEDEAAAHALNKFLDGLQEVQGVQGVYMNWTKGSIGDEVWEELSSKVTT; this is encoded by the exons ATGTCAGCCTCATTGCGCCGGACAATCTTGTCTGCTATTTCGAGTGATAGTGTGCTGAATTGCACCTGTCGTAATGTCTCACGTGCAAATAAGTGGCGCATACAAGAGCGGGTTCGATGTTTGAGTACCTCCCCGCAATTGCAGTCAGGTCACTC GAAATGGGCGACTATCAAGCACGACAAAGCGAAGAATGACGCTGGAAAATCCAAGCAACGGTCCCTCATGACCCGCGACATCACAAATGCCGTCAAACTCGCCGGCCCAAACCCCGACCTAAACCCTCGCCTCGCTCTTGCCATTGCTACCGCGAAGAAGTCAGCCGTCCCAAAAGCATCTATAGAAGCCGCTATAGCGCGAGGTCAGGGTCTCTCTGCCTCTGGTGCTGCCCTAGAGTCGCTCGTTCTAGAGGCTATCCTCCCACCTTCTATCGCCACGATAATAGAATGCCAGACGGATAATAAGTTGCGCGCGCTGGCCGACATGCGCTTGCTTGTGAAAGAGGCAGGTGGCAGCGTCTCTACAGTAGCCTTCATGTTCGAGAAGAAGGGGCGCATAATAATACGGAAAAAAGACGGCATGGGTGTTGATGAATTACTCGAGCCAGCGCTAGAAGCTGGTGCGTTGGATGTGGATGAAGACGCGGACGGTAGGGTGGTACTGTACACCGAACCCGCAATGACAAACAAGACAGCCGACAAACTGGCAAAAGAGCTGGATCTAGAAATCGAGGAGAGCGAGGTCATTTACGACCCGAATGAGGATACCAAAGTCCCCTTGGAGGATGAGGCTGCGGCACACGCCTTGAACAAGTTTCTGGACGGGCTACAGGAAGTACAGGGTGTACAAGGCGTATATATGAATTGGACAAAGGGTAGCATCGGAGACGAGGTGTGGGAAGAGCTGAGCAGCAAAGTAACGACATGA